In Ascaphus truei isolate aAscTru1 chromosome 2, aAscTru1.hap1, whole genome shotgun sequence, the genomic stretch cctcctgtccactgccccctccctcctgtccactgccccccccctcctgtccactgcccccccctcctgtccactgcccccccccctcctgtccactgcccccccctcctgtccactgcccccccctcctgtccactgcccccccccctcctgtccactgccccccccccctcctgtccactgccccccccctcctgtccactgccccccccctcctgtccactgcccccccccctcctgtccactgccccccccccctcctgtccactgccccccccctcctgtccactgccccccccctcctgtccactgccccctccctcctgtccactgcccccccctcctgtccactgcccccccctcctgtccactgcccccccccctcctgtccactgccccccccctcctgtccactgccccccccctcctgtccactgcaggaaatgcagggggaggaatccatgcctttgaggcgccccccccctccctttgacgccccccccccctccctttgacgcccccccctccctttgacgcccccccctccctttgacgccccccccctccctttgacgccccccctccctttgacgccccccccctccctttgacgccccccccctccctttgacgcccccccctccctttgacgcccccccctccctttgacgccccccccctccctttgacgcccccccctccctttgacgccccccccctccctttgacgccccccccctccctttgacgccccccccctccctttgacgccccccccctccctttgacgcccccccccctccctttgacgccccccccctccctttgacgccccccccctccctttgacgcccccccctccctttgacgcccccccctccctttgacgccccccccctccctttgacgcccccccctgcctttgacgccccccctgcctttgacgccccgcgcgcacacactgactgactgccgcacgcacgcacacactgactgacgcgcacacaaagcctgactgacgcacgcacacactgactgaggcacacactgactgtgtgtgcgtcagtcagtctgtgtgtgtttgtgtttctgcctcagactcactgacgcgcgagcaaacacacagtgactgacgcacacacgctacatgaagctgtaaaggagggagggagggggggactggattgatgtgaatgggggacaaacagagagaggggggaggagagagaggaacgggaacattacatcccgggcaacgccgggtctctcagctagtgtgttaTACAGGAGGGTTTAGTTATGACGCAATCCTGAACCAATTCTGTATATTGCAGTTATTTTGAAATTAAGTtttatgtgtgtctttatttatatagcacaattaatatacatagcgctttacagtagtgatacacgtgacaatcatacaaataacaaataacagaacatgggaagaagtgtttcagacataaaaatttaaatttaggaacaggagtccctgctctgaagagcttacagtctaattgttaggtaggaagaacgtacagagacagtggtaagtgtgtctgcagggggccaagctttatcatgtgtatagtattagccatggtgctactcatatgctgctttaagcaagtgtgtcttaacatgggtcttaaaggtggatagagagggtgctagtcggatactgaggggaaggacattccagaggtgtggggcagtcagtgaaaaaggtttaaggcgggagagagctttagatacaaagggggtagaaagaagacatccttgagcagaacgcaagagtcgggatggtgcatactgagaaattagggctgagatgtaaggaggggcagaagagtgtaaagctttaaaagtgaggagaagaatggagtgtgagatgcgggatttgatcggaagccaggagagggatttcatgaggggagacgctgagacagatctaggaaagagtagagtgattctggcagcagcgtttaggatagattgtaggggagacaggtgagagacaggaaggccggacagcaggagttacagtagtcaagatgggagaaaatgagggcctgagtcagagttttagcagtcgagcaacagaggaagcgGCGTATCTTTGtcatattgcggaggaaaaagcgacaggttttggatacgttttgaatgtgagggtgATGATGTGGCATACGAGGATCTGCAATGCTCCCTAACCCccttccactttcatttttttatGGGATTGGAATGGGGGAATATCCCTGAtttttaactgcactatttttagcTCCTATGACTGCAGTGTCCCTGAAAAATTACCCGTATTCCTGGTGTTCAAAGAGAACTTTAATTGCCGGCTAATAGGAAACTGCAACCGAtaatgttgcggcttcctattttgcctgcgatttggcagccattttctttCCTCTGAAGGGAGATTTAATCTCAGTAATTGGTAAGTATATCCAGAACCCCGAGCTTAAAATAGTGCAGTTTATCTCCTGTGGATCCCCGGCTTCCCATCGTTCTTGgggttttttaaaaataaaaaaaaattaagatttgGGTATTGCTGCTCTAAAGCTTATACTGTGGTTTGTTCCAATAAGTGATTAACACAAACGATATTTCCTATATTTCCTATAGTCCCAGCCATGGTTCTGATGGATCTCGGGCACAGCTGATACACAGTAACTTAGGATCACGGAGCCTCCTATCTCGGCACATTCACAGGAGCGCTGCTCACTACCAGCATGGATCCACACGTGTTAAGTGAGTAGAAGATATTTTGCTGCCATCAGCAAGTAAGATGTAATTTTCCTGAAGCTCCGACATTTACTGTCCGAGGCGCTGGTAACACGTTGCTTTACAACCGGTATTATATTATACACGTATTAGAGGCGGTGATATCACAGGAagagcccccactcccagcttcacatgatggattttctttttcttGTTGGCAGGTTCCCCGGTGATTGTACCCGAGACGCTCCAGATTAAGCCGGAGAAAGAAGAGTCGGACACTGGGGAACTTCTGACCACCATAAATAGTAATATTATTATGCTTACTGTTGATGGTGAGTATCCTAATATCCTTTTGTGTTCCACAAAGACGGCTGTGTTATAATATGTATGGCCCCCTTCAGGAAATATTCAGGATTAATTACCACCTATTAGTGATTCATTAGGCTAGtggatggggttaaccccttcattaccttaacggttacTACCGCCAccatcccactacccacccgagacacctaaccacccaccccaagaCAATtaactccccccaccaccaccaccaaggaATAGGCAAATAACCTTGTAGCCAAGTATAGCtactagcacttttgcccatttaaTTCCAGTAAAATACATAATACGTTAAATGAATACATTTTTACTTACCCGTGCCAGGTTGAAGGCGGCGTCCTCTTCAGCCCAAACATGTAAGGGCCGATGCCCAGCTactaaaacaccagtaaccccttaattaccttagtggttactgtAGTTGCAGGATGGGTTAACCGCTTAATTACCCTAGTGGTAGTAACTACTGCAACTTCTACAGGAACGGTACCCAGGAAAGGAAATTACTCGCGTACAGCTCACACTTTTTTGTAGGCTTTAGTAAACAACACAAGTGTTGTGTAAAATGACCGATTTATTGCACTGGATTCTATCCCTGAAACCCTGTTGTGATACTTGTTATGAACAATGACATTCAGACTTACGCCTTTTTACACTTTCGAATATGACAAGAACACACATGTAGCCACCCTTATATAAAGGTAATATAAATTAAATGGTATGTATGCGCAGTATATTAAGCTGCAATCCCAGGTAGCCAGTCAGAGAAAAGGTTGTAAATAGATTTCCCAAAACCAAATCCAACCATGCTGTTAGCAAAGatttgtttgctttcctttttgtGGGGTAAGATACTAATTACAAATGTAATTTCTTGGGGGCCTCTGACTGTGGAAGTGTTTTGTAAATGAAgtgggtttttaaaaaaaaatatttaccccTAGCTAACCCCGTCCTtaccagagagccaataaagataacgAGAGGGCAGAGGGGGACTTTTCCAGCTATCCCTGCACATACAGTGACGTCCGATAAAAGAGCAGCCCGAGGAATCGAACCCGTCCCAAGTCCCAGCTCACCAGGCTTAGAAACTAttgaaaattatatattttaaatacttaTACAGTACGTGTCATAGACTGGTAAAATAAGAAAAATGGCATAAATTCAGATGTAACCGCCTAAACATGGGACCGCCGTTAGTACATGTTGCACCTTTTAGTCTCCCTGATACCACATCACACAttcttctgtatatatatatatatatatatatatatatatatatatatatatatatatatatatatatatatatagcaactgtaaatattactgtatgttcatttgcatgtcttagacaggtctgcaaccctgtctttccccattgtcacccagcatacagcgcttccactgcagtaagggattctgggaaatgacatgcaaatgagcactcagtgccaccttttgtctcaagctcgtactgtattacacaagccaatcctcaagccactgcatgctgttttaatatatatctttcctctctctctcctctttctctctctcctctttctcttctctttctctctctcctcttctctttctctctcacacacaataaGTAGGGCGACCATATTTGTCTcggcaaaaaccgggacaaatgtcacgcatgcgcgATCGTTGCTTGCCGATGAATAAGAAAAGCGGGATAGCACCCCAAAATGTCAAGACAGTTGcagtacacttttttttttttctcattgttcTTTCTATTGATTTTCTAACATTGCTGGTAAACATGACAGATTTCAACACATCTTTACAATTTTCCATGTTTAAATTAtacttaaacaaaaaaatatataagtaaaaaGGTATAAATCAGATGCTCAAACTTAACTCAAAGTTACACAATTTTTACATTAAATAATTAACACACAGAATGACTGCTTTGTACAGACACATATTACAGACGTTAGGATCAGATATACTGTTCTCTGTCTTGATAACTGTTTAACCTGgttcttttctccctctgtttaCCTCATCTATGACCTTGTGCAATTTCCCACTAGCGACTCCAGGACGTGTGTGCAAAAGCATGATATATTTGGTCTTTTTCACTCTGCGGTAGGGAGTCGATAAAGGGTTCCCATTTTGTAAAGaaattctcattttttttgttccttattgGTCTTCGTTTCCATTTTATCTAAGGTCATTAGCTGAGTGAGATGTTTTAACCGTTTCCACATTTGGAGGGTCATGTTTCACCCAATGCACCATTATAGACTTTCTAGTTGACCGGAGTATAATTTTAGCAATTCCCCATTAACGTCTTTCCACCCCTCCATGTTCCCAAATTAAACCGATAGAGGTTCCTTCACAGTTACCACTTTTGTCATGTCACGTATATATATTAGAACCTAGTCCCAAAAATCAGATTTACATGGGAATTCCCATAGGCAGTGTTTTAGATCCGCTTTAATAAGCAGACATTTCTGGCATTTATTTTGATCCTTTTCTATCTGTTTATATTGGATATCAAACGCATAATATGCTCTATGTAGTAATTTACATTGTAATTCCCTCCATGTCTCTGATATTATTATTTTCCTGGTTCTACCCAATCTTACCAGCAAAGAGTCAATCTCCGTTATTTCTGGGAAGTCCTtgttccacttggctgccacTTTTTACAATTGCTTGCCATGGTCTTTATCTCGGATCCAATCACATAATTCAGAGATCGAATATGTCATATTATTTTCAGTCCTAAAGTAGCTATCAAACATGTTGTTTTCTAGTATCTCTTTCTTATAATTCTCTAGGCTCTCACAGTAATGTATGATCTGCATGTAGGGGAAGAAGTGAGATTGTGGGAATTCCTTCTCAACTCTGAGCTCTTCAAATGACAGAAAGCATTCCCGTTCTGTATCTCCCAGCggccctatatattttttattccctTGGTTTCCCACGTCTTACACATTTTGAGATTGACCTGGTTCAAATTTCATGGCAGTGCACTTTTAACAGCACTGCAAAGCGTGAAACAAAACCGCGTATGTCTGGCAGACCAAGCAAAGTTTAGTTTGGTGCAGGGTGAGAGACTGTGCTCTTGCCCTGACACGTTCTCTGGGAACCTGTAGCGTCACAGGTTGGGAATAGACTTCCCTGAGGGCGTCTGCCGCCTCCATTTTAAGATTTAATCCTTATCAGTAGCTAATTTGGAATAATCCCTGCACGGTAGGCAGACCTGGGTGTGGTCCCCTGGATCTGGAGTAGTGAGTGAATTTAACCCCTTAACTCCCTTTTCTCCTATACACTCCtccacagcgctatataaataaagatatactgtacatgcataactACAAATTACATATGCATCAAATTTAATGGACCCttcttttttgtttacttctATTAGATATTTTGAATGAGAGGAAAAACTGGAGCTCTGATATTTCCCAAAATTGTTTGACTCCTCAGAGCCCAGACCCGACAAAAGCGAATGATTCCTGCGACACAGTCGACACATCCAAGGATCCATTGCAAGAAGATGATGAATTTACAGAGCTTGTCCAGCACACGGCACAGACTGAATCTGAGTGTGGGTCAAGCACAGTATATGAGGAGGAGTCTAGAGGAAGCAGTGGAGCTCAGCTGTATATCTGTTGTGACTGTGGAAAAAGTTTCACACGTCATTGGGTCCTGCTGGTACATAGTCGCGTCCACACCGGGGAGAAACTATTTGGTTGTACGGTGTGTGGGAAATATTTCACACGGAAGCACACCCTCAATAGGCATCAGCTTGTCCACACATGGGAAAAGTCCTTTGTTTGTTCAGAGTGCGGGAAGAAATTCACTCACAAGTGGGACTTCGTTAGACACCAGGGTAGTCACGTGGGGGAAACACCTTTTgcttgttcagagtgtgggaaacaattcactcACAAGAGGAACCTCGTCAAACACACTCAGATTCACACAGAGACAGGGGTGACAACTTTcatatgtacagagtgtgggaaaagctatTCTCAGAAGGTCGGGCTCACACGTCACCAgatgattcacacaggggagaaaccttttacATGCCAAGAATGTGGGAAGCAATTTGGTAAAAAGGGGAATCTCCTTAGACACCGGCGTATTCACACGGGGGAAAAACCTTTTACATGTTCGGAATGTGGAAAAAACTTTTCTAAGAAAAGAAGCCTTCTCTCACACCAGAGCGTTCACACAGATAAGACAGTTGAGAGTGCTGAGTAAGGGAAATCCTTTATAAGAAAGTTGAGCCTCATAATACACCAGCACGTTCACACTAGTAAGAAACCTTCTGTGTGTACAGAGTGGGAAATTCTTTATACTGGAGGAAAACTTCACTCACGCCAGTGTGCACATGGCAATGAAGCCTTGTGCCCGTACCCAGTGTAGGGGAAGCTTTTCGCATACACTGGGATTCATTAAGCTCTGATGAAGGGTTCTTGCAATCCCCAGGGTGATGCCTCTACACACACTAGCGAGTTCATACCGTGAGAATCTTTTCTTGTGTAGAATAATGGGAGCCAGTTTTTCCATAAGGAGAGGAACATCCCCTCATACATCACAGAACAGACAAAGGTTACAAGCCCGTTATCTGGACAAAGTGTATGGAGAACTTCCAAAAAAACAAGGAGCTTCACTAAAGGATGACTGAATATACTGCTGTCTGGGCACTGGCAAACCAGagacaattattttattttctatgtttAAAAAAGGGCATAGTCCGTCGTGAAGTCACCAACTTTGCCACATAAGTTGTCCTCAACTGTCCTCTTGTGAGTGATAACAAGTATATTTGATGGCCGATCATCTTGTTTCTTTAAAGATAGAAATGTGAGTTATGAGGAGTTCAGACTTCATATATTGTTTAAAAAGTGCTTCTTATAATCTTTTGTTTAGAATTGGTTTATTCTGACAGAAAAGATCAACAAGCCACACCAAAATACGGTGACAATTAAAGATTTCTTTCTAGTAACTCATAGCTTTGTGTTGATTATATCATTTTATTATTTCATATCATTTAAGTTACAGTGGAGTTTTTTTCATGATCACGCATTTATTAGCAAATTAGCTGTCCCTGAAACTaggttaggctgcgcttatggcgactcgacgtcgcgtcaaaacaaatgcattgctgctgtcacatgcgcttatagtaagcacggagcgacggcttggtcgcgttcgctggaagtcatctcaatttgatttttccaacgACCGCAGCctgccgtcgcgtcgccggcactataagcgcagcctaacacaaCATAAAACAATACTAAGTATGTCTAAACACCGCTCCataattgttttcatttttataatCGGAACTGGCGGGTTTCCCAGAGCTGATCTGCGCTATTCTTCGTTCCAACGATCCCCCATAAAATCAAGTAGTAGAAAGTAAATCAAAGATGTCCCACGGGAAGACATGATGTCATGCTGTGATGATATTGCAACTTCCTATGGGCCTGTGGGAGGGAGATTTGGATGCCAGACATACTGACTTCCCGGAAACACCAGCACATGAAGGGTTAATATCTCTggaacaagggggttcccagAGATAAAAAGTAGCGCAGGAAAGATGCAGTGAACGCTCCGGTTCTGATTGTGTACAACAAATGGAAGTGGGGTGGgaggagattgctgctttaagtatacattatatagaatGGAGACCCATATACATTGAAGCATTACAATAATTACAGCTGCTGATACTACCTGGCCTCACCTAAAGCCTTCTAAGACCAGTGTCACGGGGGACCAGAATTTTTAACACACTTCCAACGGGATCAttatcaccagacaggacacaatagttgaataaatgaaagtttattctggcaagccagcaaacacacaaataacacaatCACAATGTACACTCGCCAACTGGGGCCCGGGGGAGAAGAATCTAGCCTcagctaggtgcaggggcctgcttcagtagGCTTGCCCTGTTCATCTCCTTCACCTGCTTCTCAGTGCTATTCCatacaaagcacttttgaaaatccCAAGAGCCGTGTGTCTGATCAGCTCCAAAACTTGTCTGGTACTCTGATCTGGCTTGCTCGTTACATAGCTCTCGGTTGCCTATACTTTTCATGGTCTGGAAAGACCATCGGCGTGGCCGTGCTCACTGCCCTTATTGTGTTGAAAGGTAAAATCTAACTCCTGGAGGGCAAGGCTCCAGCGCAGTAACTTTCGATTTTCCCCCGACTCCCGCTGCAACCAGCTCAGGGGGTTGTGATCGGTGATCACGGTGAATGGCCTCCCGTAAACATAGGGCTGTAACTTCTTGagagcccacacaatggccaggcACGCCTTTTCGATTGTGGCATAGGCTACCTCCCGAGGCAACAGCTTGCAGCTTAGGTAGACGATCGGATGCTCACTGCCATCCTCGCCTACATGGCTTAGCACAGCACTGATACCATAAGTTGAGGCATCggtattctggacccagggtcacGTATAGGGTGTGAATAGACCCAGATAGCTTagctcatgtcttccctcttccaaagcataacAAGTCCTtattgtctttcttaattttattgcagaAGTATAAAACAAAGGGTGCTTGTAGGTGTAGAgtgagtagagagtgcttctctgtctgaatgcttgtatgaggttagactacggtaaaacagaaaggccttgtcGGGGTAGTAGCAGGCAGATACTGTACTCACTGTGTCcttggtggaaaaggaagtgaggagcaagggtcacactagaagtgagatgggactaactaactgtcagcaagacaagggggagggcagaatagcccattctgagaaagaTTTTAGAGGTTTCTATAGCAACTCACAGACTTCATGCACAGAGGCAGGAATGGCAACATTGTATAAATCACACAGGCGCAGTGTGTGTTCAGAGCAAATatacaggcagaagctgcaaaaagAGGGGGGTTGAACAGAAATATAAATCTTGTTAAAGGATACTCCCCGtttggtatctggagataccactatataattagaatatgtggaacatatgtaaatacataacaaatataacatcacattctcaaacaatgcgaAAGTGCATATCCACATAGCGATGAGATACCGGACGGTATCCctggcttcaaagtcccttggccaaggttctttggcaaaggatgccaagtggatgcaccgctccaggttagctggttgcaccaAAATGTCTTTGTGCAAAAGTCTCTGGCATTGTTTTCTTCTAAACTTATGGGTGAactttgtctctgtctctgtagCTTTGCCTTTGTCTCTGTAGCTTTCTCTACAGAGGGCATCACCTTGTGGATGTGCCAGTCATGGTAGTCTGTCACTCTaccacctggcgtttggcagaaggagatggcttttggctccttgtggaagcggatcaacactcctggaagactgtctGACAAGTCTGGTCTAGTGAAGAGGGTGTCgctcagggagactccctggtgctGAGCTCTGGAGCTGAACACTAGACGGATTTGATCATGTTTCTGAGGGTGGTGGACACCAGATGAtaggaggtaccagcattcttcaccttccttcaatGGTGCTTGCTTGtcatcgtcccttgttgtctggaacgctgtgcaccctaagtcatcggtacatttctcttgtacgagaacgtctccacgtattttggtgatacgcctttgtgtctctttgttaactgccctcaggaggttgttttctcccttgacatgacgaagaacagtctcttttgtccttgtaaatgcttttgtgaaatgtctctgcgactgtctctttttaggcGTGTGAGAGGATAGTCTTTTTGCCCCTGTAgtttcacctgcagggcgcaatcttttgcggctatgccagcagtggcagctggctgctttgccacttgtATTCTGCGGAGAGGAATGACTGTATGTCTTAGgtgtgccattgctcgcaggaggaTTGTCCAATTGTTTATTTTCCTTTGGACAatccttttgtcggtcaccttcaggagATAACTTTCTTCCTTGAGTGGAGTCGCTCATCATCCTTAGTGGTCTGGACTgatgagcatcctaggccattgtcacatttccatgatgcgaagatgtttttgtttatctcagaggtatgaccttgtctcttctcctcacttgGTATTCCTGTTACTTGGAGaaggccaagacatggttcggagagggatgtgtgtccgcattctgttatcactgttctgcgggcatcaacatagTCTGGTTCGTGCCCTTTGTCAatgcacacgttgcccactatcacccatcctaggtcaagtctttggggaATGGAgtgttgtggggtccgttgcgctgtttacggactttgtgcaccctcaggatgtccctgctga encodes the following:
- the LOC142488374 gene encoding uncharacterized protein LOC142488374 isoform X1 — its product is MDPHVLSSPVIVPETLQIKPEKEESDTGELLTTINSNIIMLTVDDILNERKNWSSDISQNCLTPQSPDPTKANDSCDTVDTSKDPLQEDDEFTELVQHTAQTESECGSSTVYEEESRGSSGAQLYICCDCGKSFTRHWVLLVHSRVHTGEKLFGCTVCGKYFTRKHTLNRHQLVHTWEKSFVCSECGKKFTHKWDFVRHQGSHVGETPFACSECGKQFTHKRNLVKHTQIHTETGVTTFICTECGKSYSQKVGLTRHQMIHTGEKPFTCQECGKQFGKKGNLLRHRRIHTGEKPFTCSECGKNFSKKRSLLSHQSVHTDKTVESAE
- the LOC142488374 gene encoding uncharacterized protein LOC142488374 isoform X2; translation: MSPDPTKANDSCDTVDTSKDPLQEDDEFTELVQHTAQTESECGSSTVYEEESRGSSGAQLYICCDCGKSFTRHWVLLVHSRVHTGEKLFGCTVCGKYFTRKHTLNRHQLVHTWEKSFVCSECGKKFTHKWDFVRHQGSHVGETPFACSECGKQFTHKRNLVKHTQIHTETGVTTFICTECGKSYSQKVGLTRHQMIHTGEKPFTCQECGKQFGKKGNLLRHRRIHTGEKPFTCSECGKNFSKKRSLLSHQSVHTDKTVESAE